A stretch of the Agelaius phoeniceus isolate bAgePho1 chromosome 1, bAgePho1.hap1, whole genome shotgun sequence genome encodes the following:
- the TMEM200C gene encoding transmembrane protein 200C, with amino-acid sequence MIATGGLLRISARKQDPLKPQSQLPKRKRKAKKKRKNDVVVVKGKLKLCSLSGFIALCGILVLLVGIALAVVGYWPKPSQVYRESSFGKGRHPAPQAGTHTNRSQSQGRLQAGIHLESPPGANTSTTATPGGSAPTSSSSQASAGFLFRLFSSYLHSDKLKVLGPLIMGIGIFLFICANAVLHENRDKKTKIINLRDLYSTVIDAHSLRAKDGGTPASAPLNGFVNYMQSRGLELKPGGEGLGAAAMLAKSSWPPGLGVSLSPPDLVSSPQRSSFCSPPQPPSLAEAVYSICRERAALAGRPVTSPPCSPAGSCERCSTASSIVGSSLSTFTLLPLGPSSGGGGWQRPPGERGAQEIPRGEFELSLTDLSSSPIKGGCGTRRHKLVLRRQSTSCLPDARCPLSPEPPRSPAVRRVLESSLLVKASPSYSESLDLAGPPPSAPPAITRMDSQSSQSEPSSSNKGYSHLEEAGTSLESVANTTASKIQDCEEEPVDQMDPLKATSREQTGEQSQQTQRQYTNKEKLFMISRSHAALGLEDGELESTGI; translated from the coding sequence ATGATTGCCACTGGAGGCCTCCTGAGGATCTCGGCCAGGAAACAGGATCCCTTGAAACCCCAGAGCCAGCTCCCCAAACGCAAACGCAAAGCCAAAAAGAAGCGCAAGAATGACGTGGTGGTGGTGAAAGGCAAGCTCAAGCTGTGCTCCCTCTCTGGGTTCATCGCCCTCTGTGGCATTCTGGTACTGCTGGTGGGCATCGCCTTGGCTGTGGTGGGCTACTGGCCAAAGCCCAGCCAGGTATACAGAgagagcagctttggcaagGGCCGGCACCCAGCACCACAGGCTGGCACCCACACGAACCgctcccagagccagggaaggCTGCAAGCAGGGATCCACCTGGAGTCACCCCCTGGAGCCAACACCTCCACCACTGCTACCCCTGGTGGGTCTGCCCCTACTTCCTCATCCTCCCAGGCCTCAGCGGGTTTCCTTTTCCGTCTTTTCTCGAGCTACTTGCATTCGGACAAGCTGAAGGTGCTGGGCCCTCTGATCATGGGTATCggcatcttcctcttcatctGCGCCAATGCGGTGCTGCACGAAAACCGTGACAAGAAGACCAAGATCATCAACCTGCGTGACCTCTACTCCACCGTCAtcgatgcccacagcctgcggGCCAAGGATGGAGGCACCCCGGCCTCAGCCCCTCTCAATGGCTTTGTCAACTACATGCAGTCCCGGGGCCTGGAGCTAAAGCCCGGCGGGGAAggcctgggtgctgcagccatGCTGGCCAAGAGCTCGTGGCCACCAGGACTGGGTGTCTCCCTTTCCCCACCGGATCTGGTGTCCTCACCGCAGCGTTCCTCCTTctgcagcccaccgcagccacccagcctggctgaggctgtgTACAGCATCTGCCGGGAGCGCGCTGCCCTTGCTGGCCGCCCCGTCACCAGCCCGCCCTGCAGCCCAGCGGGCAGCTGTGAgcgctgcagcacagccagctccatCGTGGGCTCTTCGCTGAGCACCTTCAccctcctgcccctggggcCAAGCAGCGGAGGGGGAGGCTGGCAGAGACCACCTGGGGAGCGGGGAGCCCAGGAGATCCCACGGGGGGAGTTTGAACTGAGCCTAACCgacctcagcagcagccccatcaAGGGAGGCTGTGGGACAAGGAGGCACAAGCTGGTTCTCAGGCGGCAGAGCACCAGCTGCTTGCCCGATGCCAGGTGTCCCCTTTCCCCTGAGCCGCCTCGGTCACCAGCTGTCAGGAGGGTCCTGGAATCCAGCCTCTTGGTAAAGGCGTCTCCTAGCTACTCTGAATCTCTAGATCTGGCAGGACCGCCcccttcagctcctcctgccatcACCAGGATggattcccagagctcccagtcTGAACCTTCCAGCAGCAATAAGGGCTACAGCCACTTGGAGGAGGCAGGCACCTCCTTGGAGTCAGTTGCCAACACCACAGCCAGTAAAATTCAGGACTGTGAGGAGGAACCAGTTGATCAGATGGACCCCCTCAAGGCTACCAGCAGAGAACAAACAGGGGAGCAATCCCAGCAAACTCAAAGACAGTACACAAATAAAGAGAAACTCTTTATGATTTCTAGGTCACATGCTGCATTAGGGCTGGAGGATGGGGAACTGGAGAGTACGGGCATCTAA